In the Streptomyces spororaveus genome, TGCGTGGGATCCGTCAGGTACGCGTAGACGTCCTCGGGCCTGCGGTCGATGTCGATGCTCTTCCTCATCGCGGACATGGTGACCCCTTGAAGCCCCCTGGGCGGCCCCTCCGTCCACGCTACTCCGCGGGTGACGCTGCGGCGCGGTGCTTCTTCGCGGACATGGCGGCGTAGACGAGGACGCCCGCGAAGAGGAAGAGCACGCCCTGGTAGACGGCCGCGTAGCCGGAGCCGGCGACCAGCCACATGGAGAAGCCGAAGGCGAGGGCGGCGAGGACGCCGTCGCGGGCCAGCCGGCCGGGGTGGACCCGCTCGCGCTGCCCGGAGAGCAGGAAGTAGATCTGCGCGGCGGTGGCCAGCAGGTAGGGGACGGTCGCCGTGAAGGTGGTGATCAGGACCAGGCTCTCGAAGACGCCCTGGGTGCCGGCCGTGTAGTTGTAAACGGTGAGGGCGGAGGCCAGGGCGACGGTGACGATCACGCCGACGACGGGGACGCCGCGCTTCTTCGTCTCGAAGGCCTTCGGGAAGAGCCCGTCCTTGGCGGCGGCGTACGGGGTCTGCGCGCTGAGCAGGGTCCAGCCGTTGAGGGCGCCGAGCATCGAGATCACGGCGGCGCAGGCGACCACGGTGCCGCCCCAGGTGCCGCCGAACATGGCGTTGACGGCGTCGGTGAAGGGGGCGTCGGAGGAGACCAGCCGGTCGTGGGCGACCAGGCCGAAGACGGCGACGGTGCCGAGCAGGTACACGGTGGCCGCGCCCACGGTGCCGAGGACGGTGGCCCGGCCGACGTTGCGGGCCGGGTCACGGACCTCGCCCGCGCTGACGGTGGCCGACTCGACGCCGAGGTAGCTGAACAGCAGGATCGCGGCGGAGGCGGAGACGGCGCCGGCCGCGCTCTGGTCGGTGGCCCGGAAGGGGCCGAGGTTGGCCGGGTCGAAGAAGAACAGCCCGCCCACGGCCACCAGGAGCAGCGGGGCGAACTTCAGTACGGTGGCGACGACTTGCACCGCGCCGACGTAGCGGGTGCCCGCCAGGTTGGACAGGGCCGGGAGCCACTGGACGGCGAGGGCGGCCAGGCACATGGACCACTTGTGTTCGCCCGCGGCGGGGAACAGCACCGTGAGGTAGCCGACGGCCGCGACGGCCAGGGCCGCGTTCGAGACCCAGGCGGTGATCCAGTAGCTCCAGGCGGCGAGGAAGCCGGCGAAGTCCCCGAAGGCGGCGCGGGCGTAGACGTAGGGGCCGCCGGTCTGCGGGTGGCGCTCGGCGAGTCGGCCGAAGACGAGCGCGAGGGCGATCGCGCCGGCGGTGAGGACGCCGAAGGCGACGAGGCTGATGGTGCCGAAGGGAGCCACCGAGGCCGGGAGGAGGAAGATCCCGCCGCCGATGATGTTGCCCATGACCAGGCAGGTCGCGACGGGCAGGCCGAAGCGGCGTGTGTGGGGGTCGCGGTCCTGCTCGGGGGGTGCGGCGGCCTCAACGGCCCGGGTTGCGGTGCTGGTCATCGGTGGTGCGCCTCTGGATGTCTCACATGCTGGGCAGGTCAACACATGGTTGACCACCGTGAAAGCGGCACAAAATCAGCGGATTTCGTCCCGCGCGGGCGCCCCTGTGGAAGGAAAGCTTCCGTTATTTGCGTCCCCGGGCGCGGTTTCCTCCACCGGCTCCCCCACCGGCTCCCCCAGTGGCTCGTCCACCGGCACCTGCGGTCCGTCCGGCTCCCGCAGCCAGCGCCGCAGCACGGCGTGCACCGCTTCCGCCCCGGCCAGCTCCTCCCCGGGGTCCGACAGGTCCGTGGGCCACATCAGGAAAGGGTGCCCCTGCTCCCCGCCCAGCCCGCCGTGCGAACCGATCTGCTCCTCGAAGGCGTGCACGGTGCCCGTCCGCGGGTCGTACGCCGAGTTCACCATGACGTCCGCCACGTGCGGGAAGGCATCGGTCCGGCGGACGGCCTCGGCGGCGCCCGGGCCGAAGGGGGCCAGCAGCTCCTCCGCCTCCCCCGGGACGTCCAGCCGGGCCACCCTTCCGTCCCGGCCCATCACCACCCCGTCCACCAGCAGGAACCCCACGCCCGGGTGGTTCGCCAGGGTGGCCAGCAGGGCGGGGTGCGCGCGCTCGACGCGGGCCCGCGAAGCCCGGCCCGGAATGTCGGGGAAGGAGATCAGGCCGAGGTTGCCCGAGGGCAGCACCACCGGATCGGAGCCCGGCCCCGGGTGCGCCTCCTCGCCCTCCTCCACCGGCCGGTGGAGCGCCGCGAGCACGGCCGCCCGGGCCTCGGCGCCGCTGCGGGTGCGGCCGGCCCGGCGCGGGACCGGCAGCCCGCAGCCCGCCCGGACCAGGTCCTTGAGGCTCAGCCCGTACCGGCCGAGGAAGGTCTCCCCCGGGCTCTGACCGTGATCGGAGAGCAGCACGATCCGGTACCGGCGCGGCGCGTGCTCGGCGACCCGGGCGATCAGCGCGAGGCTCCGGTCCAGGCGCCGCAGCACCCGGTCGGTGTCCCGGCCGCGCGGGCCCGAGTGGTGCGCGACCTCGTCGTAGGCCACCAGGTCGGCGTAGACGGCGGTGCGCCCGGCGAGCATGTCGCCGATCACCGCCGCGACGACCACGTCCCGTTCCACCACGGTCGCGAAGGCCCGGATCAGCGGGTACAGCCCGCCGCGCGAGACCCGCGGCCGGTCCCCGCGGATCCGCGCCCGCACCGACTGGCCGATCTCCCGGGCCGCCTCGGAGACGAAGGACACGGCCGTACGGACGGCGTTCGCCGGGTCGGAGAAGTACGCGAAGTAGCCCGCGCGGGACCGGTTGGCCCGCCCCCGCCGGGCCGAGACCGACAGCACCAGCGCCAGCTGGTCGGCGCCGCCGCTGAACAGGTTGCCCCGGCTCGCCCCGTCCAGCGTGAGCAGTCCGCCGTCCCCGGTGCGCCCGATGGCCCGCCGCTGGAGCTCGGCGGCGCTGGTCGGCCGGTTGCAGACCATCACCTCGCCGGTGTCCTTCTCGTACCAGCGGAAGGCCGGCACGTCGAAGTTGGAGCCGTGCAGGATCCCGAGCTGGCTGGCGCCGGTCTGGCTCGACCAGTCCGTACGCCAGGACCGGGCGCGGTGGCTGCCGTCCAGCAGGGCGGCGACGGTGGGCATCAGCCCGCTGCCGCACGCGCGGCGCAGCTCCTCGTACCCCAGCCCGTCCAGCTGGAGCATGAGCAGACCCGGCGGGGCCTCGGCGCCGCGGGCCGGGTCCGCCCGGCCCTGCCTGCGGCGACGCCGGTCGGCGAGCCGGTAGAGCCGCCGCCGGTAGGCATCGTCGTCGCGCACGGCGAGTGCGGTGGAGGTCGCCGACGCCACCGCGGACATCACGGCGGCGACGACCACCGCGGTCTCCGGCGCCACCTCGCCGCGGCCGTCCGGGATCAGGCTGAGCGCTATCAGCAGGAGCGAGCCGTTGAGGAAGAAGACGAGCAGCCCGAGCACCAGGGCGGGCACCAGCAGCAGGGCCCGGACGAGCACCGGCCAGACCAGCGCGCTCAGCATGCCGAAGGCCCCGGCGGCCCAGGCGGCGGTCAGCCCGATCTGCGTGATGCTGTCGCCGTCGTCCGACTGGAGCCGGAAGTCCGGCAGGATCCCGGCCAGGGCGAGCATCGTGAGGGTGGACGCCGCCCAGACGAGGAGCACCCGCACCAGGGCGCTGCCCGCGG is a window encoding:
- a CDS encoding amino acid permease codes for the protein MTSTATRAVEAAAPPEQDRDPHTRRFGLPVATCLVMGNIIGGGIFLLPASVAPFGTISLVAFGVLTAGAIALALVFGRLAERHPQTGGPYVYARAAFGDFAGFLAAWSYWITAWVSNAALAVAAVGYLTVLFPAAGEHKWSMCLAALAVQWLPALSNLAGTRYVGAVQVVATVLKFAPLLLVAVGGLFFFDPANLGPFRATDQSAAGAVSASAAILLFSYLGVESATVSAGEVRDPARNVGRATVLGTVGAATVYLLGTVAVFGLVAHDRLVSSDAPFTDAVNAMFGGTWGGTVVACAAVISMLGALNGWTLLSAQTPYAAAKDGLFPKAFETKKRGVPVVGVIVTVALASALTVYNYTAGTQGVFESLVLITTFTATVPYLLATAAQIYFLLSGQRERVHPGRLARDGVLAALAFGFSMWLVAGSGYAAVYQGVLFLFAGVLVYAAMSAKKHRAAASPAE
- a CDS encoding phage holin family protein, encoding MVRGRWRTAGSALVRVLLVWAASTLTMLALAGILPDFRLQSDDGDSITQIGLTAAWAAGAFGMLSALVWPVLVRALLLVPALVLGLLVFFLNGSLLLIALSLIPDGRGEVAPETAVVVAAVMSAVASATSTALAVRDDDAYRRRLYRLADRRRRRQGRADPARGAEAPPGLLMLQLDGLGYEELRRACGSGLMPTVAALLDGSHRARSWRTDWSSQTGASQLGILHGSNFDVPAFRWYEKDTGEVMVCNRPTSAAELQRRAIGRTGDGGLLTLDGASRGNLFSGGADQLALVLSVSARRGRANRSRAGYFAYFSDPANAVRTAVSFVSEAAREIGQSVRARIRGDRPRVSRGGLYPLIRAFATVVERDVVVAAVIGDMLAGRTAVYADLVAYDEVAHHSGPRGRDTDRVLRRLDRSLALIARVAEHAPRRYRIVLLSDHGQSPGETFLGRYGLSLKDLVRAGCGLPVPRRAGRTRSGAEARAAVLAALHRPVEEGEEAHPGPGSDPVVLPSGNLGLISFPDIPGRASRARVERAHPALLATLANHPGVGFLLVDGVVMGRDGRVARLDVPGEAEELLAPFGPGAAEAVRRTDAFPHVADVMVNSAYDPRTGTVHAFEEQIGSHGGLGGEQGHPFLMWPTDLSDPGEELAGAEAVHAVLRRWLREPDGPQVPVDEPLGEPVGEPVEETAPGDANNGSFPSTGAPARDEIR